GCGGGCTTTAAAATTGGACATTGCCAGCCGCATTTCGCAATTCCATTTGGCACCAATGCAACAATCTCCACCTATGATAAACTAGTAAAAATTGATCCAGGAGTAGAATAATCGGGATAGTTCTCATGGAATAGCGGGACTTTTCGAGACCACTGAAAAAGTTAACTTTAATACTAAATATGTGGATCTATCATCGCATCTTGAATATACCTCGCTTTCCGCGGACGAGTGCCGAGCCTCCTTGCCCCGGCAAGGGGTAGCCGACGTTGCCCGCAAAGGGCGGTTTTAGTCGGGCTTCATTAACTGCCGTCCTCCGGGGTCTCGCCGATCTCTCACTTCCCGCAGGACAAGGAAAGCTTCCCTGAATAAGCATCGCACGAAGAAAAAGTGCTTTTCTTTTTCAAGGAGTCTCGGTATATTCAAGATGCTAAGTAAAGGTGAAAAGCTAAATTGGTTAAATCCACCATTTTTTCAGTAATCTTGGAATTTTCCTAAGATACAAAAGGAGACTGAGCTAAATGATAAACCAAACGCTTGATAAAAATACTGTATGGGTCGTGTCAGTGCAGGTTGCGACTGTTTGGACCTCAAAGGAATCTGCACGGACAATCGATGCACTAGGAATAACGAATCCCACGGATATTGACCGTTGGATAGCGGAATTAACTACGGAACAGAAAACAGCTTTATGTACAGAAAATCGCGTGCAGTCACAACTGCTTTACGGGGAATTTGTGCAAGTTACGGAAGTTGAGGGAGAATGGGCGCATGTCATCATTCCTTCTCAGCCATCAAAAAAAGATCCGCGCGGCTATCCGGGTCTAGTGTCACTTACACAGCTTAAAAGGCTGGATAAAGAGAACTGGAATCAGCCGGAGACAGCAGCAATTAATGCGAAAAAAGCATGGCTTACCGCAACAAACGGTGAGAAGGTCATGGAGCTGAGTTATATGACATGTTTACCTGTTCTAAGAAAACATTCCAACATGGTCGAAGTGCTAACACCGCATGGTCCAATGTTTCTATCCAATCAAGCATTACATATATATGAAACAAGTCAAGGGCTAGAGAAAAAGTCCGGTGATGCCATTGTTGCAGCTGGAGAACCTTTCCTAGATCTCGCCTACTTTTGGGGTGGCATGAGTTCCTTCGGTTATGATTGTTCAGGCTTCAGTTACGCGACACATAAGGCATGCGGCTACCAGATTCCACGGGATGCATCTGATCAGGCACGAGCTGGTAATCATGTAACAAATGAAGATCTTTTGCCAGGAGATCTGTTGTTTTTTGCTTATGAAGAAGGAAAAGGCAGCTTACATCATGTTGGAATTTATTATGGTGAAGGAAAAATGATTCATTCACGTACAAATGGGAAGTCGGTAGAAATTATTCAATTAAAAGGGACAATCTATGAAAAAGAGTTGTGCGGGGCAAGACGTTATTGGGAGGAATGAGCAGGTACAAACATAAGAATACAGGAGCGGCGGAATGGCCGCTCCCTATAGAAAAGCAAACCACCATTTCCTCAAATCCTCTTTTCCAAAATCCACTTTTTTGTTCTATTGGAATCTAAAATTGTATACGATTAATAGTAGATATGCTAGTAGGAGATTGCTGTTTTATTTCACTCAATCCACCACACACCAACCATCATTACAAAAGGAGGCAATCAATGAACAACAAATCATCCAAGAAACGTAAACAAGATATGTATGCTTATATTGAGCGGAAAAGGGCCCTTAAATATAAGCAAAATGGAAAGCATCCGCAACAAATAAAGGGAAGCGGGTCATTATCATTTTTAAAGAGCCCAAGTTTCCTAATTATGGGAAGTTTGATCATGATCATATTGATTATGCCTTCATTAATTGTAGCTCCTTATATTCATCCGAATGACCAGGAAACGATTACGGATAATTTTGAGCAGAAGGCCCCTAAACTGAATGTCGGCGATTCGCCATTTTCTGTCGCGGTAATGCGGGCAAGTTCTGATGAAGTTGAAAATATCCCGCTTGAGAAATATGTGTCAGGGGTTGTTGCTTCCGAAATGCCAGCTAAATTTGAATTGGAGGCTTTAAAAGCACAGGCACTTGCTGCACGGACGTATATTGTCAACCATATGCTTCTCAAACCAGAAAAGGTTGATTCAGCTGTCACCGACACCGTTCAGGATCA
This Virgibacillus phasianinus DNA region includes the following protein-coding sequences:
- a CDS encoding C40 family peptidase, which codes for MINQTLDKNTVWVVSVQVATVWTSKESARTIDALGITNPTDIDRWIAELTTEQKTALCTENRVQSQLLYGEFVQVTEVEGEWAHVIIPSQPSKKDPRGYPGLVSLTQLKRLDKENWNQPETAAINAKKAWLTATNGEKVMELSYMTCLPVLRKHSNMVEVLTPHGPMFLSNQALHIYETSQGLEKKSGDAIVAAGEPFLDLAYFWGGMSSFGYDCSGFSYATHKACGYQIPRDASDQARAGNHVTNEDLLPGDLLFFAYEEGKGSLHHVGIYYGEGKMIHSRTNGKSVEIIQLKGTIYEKELCGARRYWEE